A window of Triplophysa dalaica isolate WHDGS20190420 chromosome 7, ASM1584641v1, whole genome shotgun sequence contains these coding sequences:
- the LOC130425563 gene encoding caskin-2 isoform X1: MGKEQDLLHAVKHGDLATTQKLLAKVKASKSKLLGSTKRLNINYQDPDGFSALHHAALTGTMELLSLLLEAQAVVDIKDSNGMRPLHYAAWQGKADSVLMLLRSGAAVNGASHDGQIPLHLAAQYGHYEVSEMLLQHQSNPCVLNKAKKTPLDLACEFGRVKVAQLLLNSNMVASLLEGDHKDASDSNCNTPLHLAARNGHKDIIRLLLKAGIDINRSTKAGTALHEAALYGKTEVVRLLLDAGIDVTVRNTYNQTALDIVNQFTACHASKDIKQLLREATGVLQVRALKDFWNLHDPTALTIRAGDVITVIEQHLDGRWKGHIHDTQRGTDRVGYFPPSIVEVISRRSGGTLLRHVSLPSQRQQLSRCALGPSLSVSGGGAHQTDDSYTLYTPNPHMANGLSTNTGGSPRSLSQHITPSMEDVWVLRNARAAGDRNSVGSTGSVGSTRSAGSGQSTESNSAPNGPHQHNTPPDTSKITTTAPSVVDASQPDHNKHVDTAAGVPRRSVPATQRPGEQGVSQQFVRPHQLLEGKDAEAIYQWLSEFQLEQYTSNFLNAGYDVPTISRMTPEDLTAIGVTKPGHRKKISLEIGNLSIPDWLPEYIPQDLGEWLSAIGLPQYHKKLTENGYDSINIVRDLTWEDLQEIGITQLGHQKKMMLAVKKLCDIHKALLQAELGQGTLRRKTPAALDLLAIEPPPESGDLPSPHTPKMLTFQDSELSTELQSAMATHYGGCQEGLAIKNAVGMSFSDESIDARSRGSGRSQETPNTPSSTSWAATPYSRSRESLTSTDSSPAKERNIPEGRDQVPRPQQLLLGVSTGLKYPAVPAKPKLGSSPSLQSSPAQKALNYPRVHWNSATLDRQVKNRTQSLTRYALSDGEPDDDDDDEAIHLASVAMPSYATLSRKPTRGQLARLQSAPEQSVSRSQSFAIRARRKGPPPPPPKRLSSVSSSNASGETVSDVPAPSVGRIENSSVKTIAAALEMALPASTPELSQENTTASSISSEGTRRRALSQSESNQAFQPNRETDKETKLESEEDDGKKDKGLESSSSPQNSSSECIPFAEEGILTIKQRPKIGGPLKTENISQSPESPKAKTPEVPEFNLKESDTVKRRQKPKEQPNSASVSSADSSPVSEQIQTQDTVKLRISETEMSLPCLGPSLKQVKAPPPLAPKPPSPLNSFRHTSVKPQPAAKAVGSSVTVNVVQSVAFAEPQSPVPYPPPAESTGQCVRSVEASQSSTLVQQRLDKTSSTLEEALRAVERKLTLEHNTDGVSHVVKSAGNILDDIGNMFDDLADQLDAMLD, encoded by the exons AGTTACTGGGCTCCACCAAGAGGCTGAACATTAACTATCAGGATCCAGATGG CTTTTCAGCGCTGCATCATGCCGCTCTCACAGGCACCATGGAGTTGCTCTCGCTGCTGTTGGAGGCTCAAGCCGTCGTAGACATCAAGGACAGTAATG GTATGCGGCCACTGCATTACGCAGCTTGGCAGGGCAAAGCCGACTCGGTGCTGATGCTGCTGCGATCGGGGGCGGCCGTCAACGGGGCATCTCACGATGGCCAGATTCCATTGCACCTGGCTGCTCAATATGGACACTATGAGGTG TCGGAGATGTTGTTACAGCACCAGTCGAACCCGTGTGTGCTGAATAAAGCGAAGAAGACTCCTCTGGATCTGGCCTGCGAGTTTGGCCGAGTTAAG GTGGCGCAGCTGTTGTTGAACAGTAATATGGTCGCATCCCTTCTGGAGGGGGATCACAAAGACGCGTCAGACTCGAACTGTAACACTCCTCTACACCTCGCTGCACGCAACGGACACAAAGACATCATCCG GCTTCTTCTGAAAGCAGGTATTGACATCAACAGAAGCACTAAAGCTGGCACAGCGCTCCATGAGGCTGCCCTCTATGGGAAGACGGAGGTAGTGCGGCTTCTCCTTGAT GCTGGGATAGATGTGACCGTCCGTAACACTTACAATCAAACAGCTCTGGATATTGTCAACCAGTTTACCGCATGCCACGCCAGCAAAGATATCAAACAGCTCTTACGAG AGGCTACAGGAGTTCTTCAGGTCCGAGCTCTGAAAGACTTCTGGAACCTTCACGACCCTACGGCCCTGACCATACGAGCTGGAGACGTCATCACG GTCATAGAACAGCACCTGGATGGACGCTGGAAGGGTCACATCCACGACACCCAGAGAGGAACAGATCGAGTCGGTTACTTCCCACCATCCATTGTGGAGGTCATCAGTCGGCGCTCAG GGGGCACCCTGTTACGACACGTCTCTCTGCCCTCCCAAAGACAGCAGCTCTCCAGATGTGCTCTTGGCCCCAGCTTGAGTGTGAGCGGGGGCGGTGCGCATCAAACCGACGACTCCTACACTCTATACACCCCTAACCCTCACATGGCCAACGGTCTGAGCACTAACACAG GTGGGTCTCCAAGAAGCCTCTCCCAGCACATAACCCCCAGCATGGAAGACGTCTGGGTTTTGAGGAACGCTCGTGCTG CTGGAGACAGGAACAGCGTGGGCAGTACCGGCAGTGTGGGCAGCACCCGCAGCGCAGGCAGCGGACAGAGCACAGAGAGCAACAGCGCCCCCAATGGACCACACCAACACAACACTCCTCCTGACACCAGCAAGATAACCACG ACGGCACCTTCTGTTGTTGATGCATCACAACCAGACCACAACAAACACGTGGACACAGCCGCAG GTGTTCCTCGCAGGTCTGTGCCGGCCACACAGAGACCGGGTGAGCAGGGTGTCTCACAACAGTTTGTGCGTCCTCATCAGCTGCTGGAGGGCAAG GATGCGGAGGCGATCTATCAGTGGCTGAGTGAGTTTCAACTGGAGCAATACACTTCTAACTTCCTTAATGCGGGCTATGATGTGCCCACTATCAGCAGAATGACCCCAGAG GATCTCACAGCTATCGGGGTGACTAAACCAGGCCACCGTAAAAAGATTTCCCTGGAAATCGGAAACCTCAGCATTCCAGATTGGCTGCCAGAGTACATTCCA CAGGATCTTGGGGAGTGGTTAAGTGCTATAGGTCTACCTCAGTATCACAAGAAACTCACAGAGAACGGCTACGACTCGATAAACATcgtccgagatctcacgtgggAGGACCTGCAGGAGATTGGCATCACCCAACTAG gccATCAGAAGAAAATGATGCTGGCCGTAAAGAAGTTGTGTGATATACATAAAGCTCTTCTGCAGGCCGAGTTGGGGCAGGGCACACTGCGACGCAAAACCCCCGCAGCCCTGGACCTGCTCGCCATCGAGCCGCCACCTGAGAGTGGCGACCTCCCCTCGCCGCACACGCCAAAAATGCTCACTTTCCAAGACAGCGAGCTGAGCACTGAACTACAGAGCGCCATGGCCACCCACTACGGGGGCTGTCAGGAGGGTCTGGCTATCAAGAATGCAGTAGGTATGTCCTTCAGCGATGAGAGCATTGACGCTCGCTCCAGAGGCTCCGGACGTTCCCAGGAGACCCCCAACACTCCCTCCTCCACTTCTTGGGCCGCCACTCCTTACAGCCGCTCCCGCGAGAGCTTAACAAGCACGGACAGCAGTCCTGCTAAAGAGCGGAACATTCCAGAGGGCCGCGACCAGGTTCCGCGCCCTCAGCAGCTGCTGCTCGGCGTGTCCACGGGCTTAAAATACCCTGCGGTTCCTGCCAAACCCAAACTGGGCTCTTCTCCCTCTCTGCAGAGTTCTCCGGCTCAGAAAGCCCTCAATTATCCACGCGTGCATTGGAACAGTGCCACGCTTGACCGTCAAGTCAAGAACCGAACGCAGAGTCTGACTCGCTACGCTTTGTCGGACGGAGAACcggacgatgatgatgatgacgaggCGATTCATCTAGCTAGTGTCGCCATGCCTTCGTATGCCACGCTGAGCAGGAAGCCCACCCGCGGCCAGCTGGCGCGTCTTCAGTCTGCCCCTGAGCAGTCCGTCAGCCGGAGTCAGTCATTCGCAATTAGGGCTCGACGGAAAGGTCCTCCACCCCCGCCACCTAAACGACTCAGCTCTGTCAGCAGCAGCAACGCTAGTGGAGAAACCGTTTCGGACGTGCCAGCGCCATCTGTTGGAAGAATTGAGAATAGTAGCGTCAAGACCATCGCAGCTGCATTAGAAATGGCTTTACCTGCCTCCACCCCAGAGCTCTCTCAAGAGAACACTACCGCTTCCTCCATCTCCTCCGAAGGGACCAGAAGACGAGCTCTTAGTCAGAGCGAGTCCAACCAAGCGTTCCAACCAAACAGAGAGACCGACAAAGAAACAAAGTTGGAATCGGAAGAAGACGATGGGAAGAAGGATAAAGGCTTGGAGAGCTCATCCTCACCTCAGAACAGCTCCAGCGAGTGTATCCCGTTTGCAGAGGAAGGAATCCTCACTATCAAGCAAAGACCTAAAATTGGCGGACCCCTTAAGACCGAGAACATCTCACAATCTCCCGAAAGCCCTAAAGCGAAAACTCCAGAAGTTCCAGAGTTTAACCTGAAAGAGTCGGACACGGTGAAGAGACGTCAGAAGCCGAAGGAGCAGCCCAACTCAGCATCCGTCAGCAGTGCAGACAGCTCACCGGTCTCGGAGCAGATACAGACTCAAGACACAGTGAAACTCAGAATCAGTGAAACAGAAATGAGTCTGCCCTGTCTGGGGCCTTCACTCAAACAAGTGAAAGCACCTCCACCTCTTGCCCCCAAACCTCCTAGTCCCCTGAATTCATTCCGGCACACTTCAGTGAAACCTCAGCCTGCCGCTAAAG CAGTCGGCTCCAGTGTGACTGTGAATGTTGTGCAGAGCGTCGCATTTGCAGAACCTCAGTCTCCTGTCCCATATCCTCCACCGGCAGAGAGCACAGGTCAGTGTGTGAGATCTGTGGAGGCGTCTCAGAGCTCTACGCTGGTCCAGCAGAGACTGGACAAGACCAGCTCAACACTGGAGGAAGCTCTGAGGGCCGTGGAGAGAAAACTCACTCTGGAGCACAACACTGACGG TGTTTCTCATGTTGTGAAGTCTGCAGGGAACATTCTGGATGACATTGGGAACATGTTTGATGATCTGGCCGATCAGTTGGACGCTATGCTGGATTAA
- the LOC130425563 gene encoding caskin-2 isoform X2: protein MGKEQDLLHAVKHGDLATTQKLLAKVKASKSKLLGSTKRLNINYQDPDGFSALHHAALTGTMELLSLLLEAQAVVDIKDSNGMRPLHYAAWQGKADSVLMLLRSGAAVNGASHDGQIPLHLAAQYGHYEVSEMLLQHQSNPCVLNKAKKTPLDLACEFGRVKVAQLLLNSNMVASLLEGDHKDASDSNCNTPLHLAARNGHKDIIRLLLKAGIDINRSTKAGTALHEAALYGKTEVVRLLLDAGIDVTVRNTYNQTALDIVNQFTACHASKDIKQLLREATGVLQVRALKDFWNLHDPTALTIRAGDVITVIEQHLDGRWKGHIHDTQRGTDRVGYFPPSIVEVISRRSGGTLLRHVSLPSQRQQLSRCALGPSLSVSGGGAHQTDDSYTLYTPNPHMANGLSTNTGGSPRSLSQHITPSMEDVWVLRNARAAGDRNSVGSTGSVGSTRSAGSGQSTESNSAPNGPHQHNTPPDTSKITTTAPSVVDASQPDHNKHVDTAAGVPRRSVPATQRPGEQGVSQQFVRPHQLLEGKDAEAIYQWLSEFQLEQYTSNFLNAGYDVPTISRMTPEDLTAIGVTKPGHRKKISLEIGNLSIPDWLPEYIPDLGEWLSAIGLPQYHKKLTENGYDSINIVRDLTWEDLQEIGITQLGHQKKMMLAVKKLCDIHKALLQAELGQGTLRRKTPAALDLLAIEPPPESGDLPSPHTPKMLTFQDSELSTELQSAMATHYGGCQEGLAIKNAVGMSFSDESIDARSRGSGRSQETPNTPSSTSWAATPYSRSRESLTSTDSSPAKERNIPEGRDQVPRPQQLLLGVSTGLKYPAVPAKPKLGSSPSLQSSPAQKALNYPRVHWNSATLDRQVKNRTQSLTRYALSDGEPDDDDDDEAIHLASVAMPSYATLSRKPTRGQLARLQSAPEQSVSRSQSFAIRARRKGPPPPPPKRLSSVSSSNASGETVSDVPAPSVGRIENSSVKTIAAALEMALPASTPELSQENTTASSISSEGTRRRALSQSESNQAFQPNRETDKETKLESEEDDGKKDKGLESSSSPQNSSSECIPFAEEGILTIKQRPKIGGPLKTENISQSPESPKAKTPEVPEFNLKESDTVKRRQKPKEQPNSASVSSADSSPVSEQIQTQDTVKLRISETEMSLPCLGPSLKQVKAPPPLAPKPPSPLNSFRHTSVKPQPAAKAVGSSVTVNVVQSVAFAEPQSPVPYPPPAESTGQCVRSVEASQSSTLVQQRLDKTSSTLEEALRAVERKLTLEHNTDGVSHVVKSAGNILDDIGNMFDDLADQLDAMLD from the exons AGTTACTGGGCTCCACCAAGAGGCTGAACATTAACTATCAGGATCCAGATGG CTTTTCAGCGCTGCATCATGCCGCTCTCACAGGCACCATGGAGTTGCTCTCGCTGCTGTTGGAGGCTCAAGCCGTCGTAGACATCAAGGACAGTAATG GTATGCGGCCACTGCATTACGCAGCTTGGCAGGGCAAAGCCGACTCGGTGCTGATGCTGCTGCGATCGGGGGCGGCCGTCAACGGGGCATCTCACGATGGCCAGATTCCATTGCACCTGGCTGCTCAATATGGACACTATGAGGTG TCGGAGATGTTGTTACAGCACCAGTCGAACCCGTGTGTGCTGAATAAAGCGAAGAAGACTCCTCTGGATCTGGCCTGCGAGTTTGGCCGAGTTAAG GTGGCGCAGCTGTTGTTGAACAGTAATATGGTCGCATCCCTTCTGGAGGGGGATCACAAAGACGCGTCAGACTCGAACTGTAACACTCCTCTACACCTCGCTGCACGCAACGGACACAAAGACATCATCCG GCTTCTTCTGAAAGCAGGTATTGACATCAACAGAAGCACTAAAGCTGGCACAGCGCTCCATGAGGCTGCCCTCTATGGGAAGACGGAGGTAGTGCGGCTTCTCCTTGAT GCTGGGATAGATGTGACCGTCCGTAACACTTACAATCAAACAGCTCTGGATATTGTCAACCAGTTTACCGCATGCCACGCCAGCAAAGATATCAAACAGCTCTTACGAG AGGCTACAGGAGTTCTTCAGGTCCGAGCTCTGAAAGACTTCTGGAACCTTCACGACCCTACGGCCCTGACCATACGAGCTGGAGACGTCATCACG GTCATAGAACAGCACCTGGATGGACGCTGGAAGGGTCACATCCACGACACCCAGAGAGGAACAGATCGAGTCGGTTACTTCCCACCATCCATTGTGGAGGTCATCAGTCGGCGCTCAG GGGGCACCCTGTTACGACACGTCTCTCTGCCCTCCCAAAGACAGCAGCTCTCCAGATGTGCTCTTGGCCCCAGCTTGAGTGTGAGCGGGGGCGGTGCGCATCAAACCGACGACTCCTACACTCTATACACCCCTAACCCTCACATGGCCAACGGTCTGAGCACTAACACAG GTGGGTCTCCAAGAAGCCTCTCCCAGCACATAACCCCCAGCATGGAAGACGTCTGGGTTTTGAGGAACGCTCGTGCTG CTGGAGACAGGAACAGCGTGGGCAGTACCGGCAGTGTGGGCAGCACCCGCAGCGCAGGCAGCGGACAGAGCACAGAGAGCAACAGCGCCCCCAATGGACCACACCAACACAACACTCCTCCTGACACCAGCAAGATAACCACG ACGGCACCTTCTGTTGTTGATGCATCACAACCAGACCACAACAAACACGTGGACACAGCCGCAG GTGTTCCTCGCAGGTCTGTGCCGGCCACACAGAGACCGGGTGAGCAGGGTGTCTCACAACAGTTTGTGCGTCCTCATCAGCTGCTGGAGGGCAAG GATGCGGAGGCGATCTATCAGTGGCTGAGTGAGTTTCAACTGGAGCAATACACTTCTAACTTCCTTAATGCGGGCTATGATGTGCCCACTATCAGCAGAATGACCCCAGAG GATCTCACAGCTATCGGGGTGACTAAACCAGGCCACCGTAAAAAGATTTCCCTGGAAATCGGAAACCTCAGCATTCCAGATTGGCTGCCAGAGTACATTCCA GATCTTGGGGAGTGGTTAAGTGCTATAGGTCTACCTCAGTATCACAAGAAACTCACAGAGAACGGCTACGACTCGATAAACATcgtccgagatctcacgtgggAGGACCTGCAGGAGATTGGCATCACCCAACTAG gccATCAGAAGAAAATGATGCTGGCCGTAAAGAAGTTGTGTGATATACATAAAGCTCTTCTGCAGGCCGAGTTGGGGCAGGGCACACTGCGACGCAAAACCCCCGCAGCCCTGGACCTGCTCGCCATCGAGCCGCCACCTGAGAGTGGCGACCTCCCCTCGCCGCACACGCCAAAAATGCTCACTTTCCAAGACAGCGAGCTGAGCACTGAACTACAGAGCGCCATGGCCACCCACTACGGGGGCTGTCAGGAGGGTCTGGCTATCAAGAATGCAGTAGGTATGTCCTTCAGCGATGAGAGCATTGACGCTCGCTCCAGAGGCTCCGGACGTTCCCAGGAGACCCCCAACACTCCCTCCTCCACTTCTTGGGCCGCCACTCCTTACAGCCGCTCCCGCGAGAGCTTAACAAGCACGGACAGCAGTCCTGCTAAAGAGCGGAACATTCCAGAGGGCCGCGACCAGGTTCCGCGCCCTCAGCAGCTGCTGCTCGGCGTGTCCACGGGCTTAAAATACCCTGCGGTTCCTGCCAAACCCAAACTGGGCTCTTCTCCCTCTCTGCAGAGTTCTCCGGCTCAGAAAGCCCTCAATTATCCACGCGTGCATTGGAACAGTGCCACGCTTGACCGTCAAGTCAAGAACCGAACGCAGAGTCTGACTCGCTACGCTTTGTCGGACGGAGAACcggacgatgatgatgatgacgaggCGATTCATCTAGCTAGTGTCGCCATGCCTTCGTATGCCACGCTGAGCAGGAAGCCCACCCGCGGCCAGCTGGCGCGTCTTCAGTCTGCCCCTGAGCAGTCCGTCAGCCGGAGTCAGTCATTCGCAATTAGGGCTCGACGGAAAGGTCCTCCACCCCCGCCACCTAAACGACTCAGCTCTGTCAGCAGCAGCAACGCTAGTGGAGAAACCGTTTCGGACGTGCCAGCGCCATCTGTTGGAAGAATTGAGAATAGTAGCGTCAAGACCATCGCAGCTGCATTAGAAATGGCTTTACCTGCCTCCACCCCAGAGCTCTCTCAAGAGAACACTACCGCTTCCTCCATCTCCTCCGAAGGGACCAGAAGACGAGCTCTTAGTCAGAGCGAGTCCAACCAAGCGTTCCAACCAAACAGAGAGACCGACAAAGAAACAAAGTTGGAATCGGAAGAAGACGATGGGAAGAAGGATAAAGGCTTGGAGAGCTCATCCTCACCTCAGAACAGCTCCAGCGAGTGTATCCCGTTTGCAGAGGAAGGAATCCTCACTATCAAGCAAAGACCTAAAATTGGCGGACCCCTTAAGACCGAGAACATCTCACAATCTCCCGAAAGCCCTAAAGCGAAAACTCCAGAAGTTCCAGAGTTTAACCTGAAAGAGTCGGACACGGTGAAGAGACGTCAGAAGCCGAAGGAGCAGCCCAACTCAGCATCCGTCAGCAGTGCAGACAGCTCACCGGTCTCGGAGCAGATACAGACTCAAGACACAGTGAAACTCAGAATCAGTGAAACAGAAATGAGTCTGCCCTGTCTGGGGCCTTCACTCAAACAAGTGAAAGCACCTCCACCTCTTGCCCCCAAACCTCCTAGTCCCCTGAATTCATTCCGGCACACTTCAGTGAAACCTCAGCCTGCCGCTAAAG CAGTCGGCTCCAGTGTGACTGTGAATGTTGTGCAGAGCGTCGCATTTGCAGAACCTCAGTCTCCTGTCCCATATCCTCCACCGGCAGAGAGCACAGGTCAGTGTGTGAGATCTGTGGAGGCGTCTCAGAGCTCTACGCTGGTCCAGCAGAGACTGGACAAGACCAGCTCAACACTGGAGGAAGCTCTGAGGGCCGTGGAGAGAAAACTCACTCTGGAGCACAACACTGACGG TGTTTCTCATGTTGTGAAGTCTGCAGGGAACATTCTGGATGACATTGGGAACATGTTTGATGATCTGGCCGATCAGTTGGACGCTATGCTGGATTAA